The Moorena producens PAL-8-15-08-1 genomic interval AGCCTTACCCATACAGAGCGCCAACTTTTCATCAAAGCCTTTGTATTGCTGGCATTAGTCAGATTGGGGATGTGGTCGTTGCCATTTAAGACCTTACGACGACTTTTAGCAATTATCAGTCAAGCAAATCCTGTCGGGTTACGACGATATTCCCCTACCACAGACCAAATTGTTGAGGCGGTGAATCGTAGCAGCCGTTATCTCCCTGGTAATGCTAAATGTTTAGCTAGAGCTTTAACGACGGAAACTTTGATGAGTCAGTGTCGTTACTCAGCTGAACTGCGAATTGGGGTTGCTAAGGGAGAGCAAGGACAATTTGAGGCTCATGCTTGGGTAGAAAGTCAGGGACAAATCGTGATTGGTGATCTGACTGACCTTTCTCGATTCACTCCCATGTCATCCTTTGAAAGAAGTAGATTATGAAAAAGCGTACTCTCCTTAAACTTCACCGCACACTAGCTCCAATTCTTTTTTTGCCTTTATTCCTCACTACGATTACGGGTATCGTTTACCGTATCGGCAATACTTGGTTTGGTATGCCCAGGAAATATGCACAAATTATGATGGCGATTCACGAAGGTAGATTCTTGGGGAAAGAGCTTGTGCCTATCTATGTCTTGTGGAATGGCCTGGGAATGATTGGGCTGTTGGCGACAGGAATTGTGCTCAGTGGTGTATTTCGTAATCAACGTAGTCAAACATCAAATAGCCATAGAGGGGTGATCAATGATGGGAATTAGTAAATCACAAAACTTGAAATCGAATGATGATAATCTTAGGAAACAGGCCATCCTCTCATATTTGGCTTTGGTGTCATTGTGGATATTAGCCAACGTTGTCAGTGAGGGGATAGAAGAGTTCTCCTTCTTTTTCGAGACAGTGTTTGCAATCACCCAGTGGCTTGTATTGCGGCGATACATTCGGAATTTGGGTTGGTGGATACTTACCAGTATTTGGGGTTGGACGATCTACTTGATTCTGATTCAATTATTTGGCGTTAGGAATTGGATTGCAACCATGCTTCCTGAAGGAGACATGGAAATAGGAGGAGTACCGATCGGGGTGCAGGTATTTTGGGCTAGTGTTCTACTCAGACTCCTAGAATGGACTATCATTGGAATTTTTCAATGGCTCCAGTTGCGGCGCTTCATACAACATGCAAATTGGTGGATACCTGCAAGCGCTTTAGGGGGAGCAGTCAAAGGAGGATTAGAATTCAGCATCAGAACCGTAATCGACGGTGTACCTGGTGCTCTTGTAGGTGCATGTGGATATGGCGCTGTGACTAGTATTGTGCTGGTATTGCTATTGAAAAATCGCATTCACAAGCGCCTTAAGCGTCGTCAAACATTTTGGAGTTCAGTTTAGCAGGCTGTAGCAAAGGGAACAGGGAACAGGGAATAGGGAATAGGGAGCAGGGAGCAGGGAGTAGGGAGCAGGGATTAGGGAGCAGGGAGCAGGGAGCAGGGAGTAGGGAGTAGGGAGTAGGGAACAGGAAAAAAAAATTCTGACAATTCCTACACGGATCCCTATATCAAAAAGGGTATATAGCACTACCCATTAAGGTTAGGACATTGATAAAAGGTAAAAAACTTGTGTAGTCAACTTTTGCCTTTTGCCTTTTGCCTTTTGCCTTGCGCGTAGC includes:
- a CDS encoding lasso peptide biosynthesis B2 protein; amino-acid sequence: MKQLRKFLSLTHTERQLFIKAFVLLALVRLGMWSLPFKTLRRLLAIISQANPVGLRRYSPTTDQIVEAVNRSSRYLPGNAKCLARALTTETLMSQCRYSAELRIGVAKGEQGQFEAHAWVESQGQIVIGDLTDLSRFTPMSSFERSRL